A single window of Brevundimonas naejangsanensis DNA harbors:
- the rpsJ gene encoding 30S ribosomal protein S10 yields the protein MDQSIRIRLKAFDHRVLDFSTREIVNTAKRTGATVRGPIPLPTLIEKFTVNRSPHVDKKSREQFEIRTHKRVLDIVDPTPQTVDALMKLDLSAGVDVEIKI from the coding sequence ATGGATCAAAGCATCCGCATCAGGCTCAAGGCCTTCGATCATCGCGTCCTCGACTTTTCGACGCGCGAAATCGTCAACACCGCCAAGCGCACGGGCGCGACCGTTCGCGGTCCGATCCCGCTGCCGACCCTGATCGAAAAGTTCACCGTGAACCGCTCGCCGCACGTCGACAAGAAGTCGCGCGAGCAGTTTGAAATCCGCACGCACAAACGCGTGCTCGACATTGTCGACCCCACCCCGCAGACCGTGGACGCGCTCATGAAGCTCGACCTGTCCGCCGGCGTGGACGTCGAGATCAAGATCTAA
- the rplD gene encoding 50S ribosomal protein L4 — protein sequence MKLSVIKLDGKAAGDVELSDAVFGISDIRGDLLARYVNWQLAKRRAGTHKVQTRNENSRTGKKMYKQKGTGGARHGSRRAPQFVGGSPAFGPVVRDHGFSLPKKVRALALKHALSSKVKAGDLVVVDSVSVKEPKTASLRETFGKLGWTKALIIAGPEVDANFGLAARNIPHIDVLPNAGLNVYDILRADKLVLTKAAVEAIEARFAEKEAA from the coding sequence ATGAAACTCTCGGTCATCAAACTCGACGGCAAGGCTGCTGGCGACGTTGAGCTGTCGGACGCCGTCTTCGGCATCTCCGACATCCGCGGCGACCTGCTGGCCCGTTACGTCAACTGGCAGCTGGCCAAGCGCCGCGCCGGCACCCACAAGGTTCAAACCCGCAACGAGAACTCTCGTACGGGCAAGAAGATGTACAAGCAGAAGGGCACGGGCGGTGCCCGTCACGGCTCGCGTCGTGCGCCCCAGTTCGTCGGCGGTTCGCCGGCGTTCGGCCCGGTCGTTCGCGACCACGGCTTCTCGCTGCCGAAAAAGGTCCGCGCCCTGGCGCTGAAGCACGCCCTGTCGTCCAAGGTTAAGGCCGGCGACCTGGTCGTCGTCGACAGCGTTTCGGTCAAGGAGCCCAAGACGGCTTCCCTGCGCGAAACCTTCGGCAAGCTGGGCTGGACCAAGGCTCTGATCATCGCGGGTCCGGAAGTCGACGCTAACTTCGGCCTGGCCGCGCGCAACATCCCGCACATCGACGTGCTGCCGAACGCCGGCCTGAACGTCTATGACATCCTGCGGGCGGACAAACTGGTGCTGACCAAGGCCGCCGTTGAGGCGATCGAGGCCCGCTTCGCTGAGAAGGAAGCCGCATAA
- a CDS encoding outer membrane protein, with the protein MKTVFLASVAAATLIAAPAFAQDAIGSAGIAYNYADVDGTDVNRGVIDGTVASSVFGDWTVTFNAEAAYTDVKDAGDETTLAGAVHLSKKIEDMRFGGFYGASELGATTLNTFGLEGQKYLDGATLTGVVSYGTAADADIWTVAGDAAFYATPQLRLSGGAAYTNVDADNIFIGAGDVDAWSAGVAAEYQFANSPYSVFGGYDYVKSSDLDVDANVFKIGMRYSFGGGLQARDQAGANLGRTHNGVAALFGY; encoded by the coding sequence ATGAAAACCGTCTTTCTCGCTTCGGTCGCCGCCGCGACCCTGATCGCCGCTCCCGCCTTCGCTCAAGACGCCATCGGCTCGGCCGGCATCGCCTATAACTACGCCGACGTGGACGGCACGGACGTGAACCGCGGCGTCATCGACGGCACCGTCGCTTCGTCGGTGTTCGGCGACTGGACCGTGACCTTCAACGCCGAAGCCGCCTACACCGACGTCAAGGACGCTGGCGACGAAACCACCCTGGCCGGCGCCGTCCACCTGTCGAAGAAGATCGAAGACATGCGCTTCGGCGGCTTCTACGGCGCTTCGGAACTGGGCGCGACGACGCTGAACACCTTCGGCCTGGAAGGCCAGAAGTACCTGGACGGCGCCACCCTGACGGGCGTCGTCTCGTACGGCACGGCGGCTGACGCCGACATCTGGACCGTGGCCGGCGACGCCGCCTTCTACGCCACGCCGCAACTGCGCCTGAGCGGCGGCGCCGCCTACACCAACGTCGACGCCGACAACATCTTCATCGGCGCTGGCGACGTGGACGCCTGGTCGGCCGGCGTGGCTGCTGAGTATCAGTTCGCCAACTCGCCGTACTCGGTCTTCGGCGGCTACGACTACGTCAAGTCCTCGGACCTGGACGTCGACGCCAACGTCTTCAAGATCGGCATGCGCTACAGCTTCGGCGGCGGTCTGCAAGCCCGCGACCAAGCCGGCGCCAACCTGGGCCGCACGCACAACGGCGTCGCCGCCCTGTTCGGCTACTAA
- the rplC gene encoding 50S ribosomal protein L3, whose translation MRTGVIAKKLGMTRVFADDGAHVPVTVLQLDGCQVVGQRTKERDGYVALQLGAGVKKAKNTAKAQREVFAKAEVEPKAYVTEFRVGEDALLDVGAELSADHFLAGQKVDIQGHTIGKGFAGAMKRWNFGGLRASHGVSISHRSHGSTGQRQDPGRVFKGKKMAGHLGQEVVTTQNLTVVRVDAERGLIMIKGAVPGHDGAYVKVSDAIKKARPADAPFPGAVKSAAAQPASTPAEQAPAVEATEGGEA comes from the coding sequence ATGCGCACGGGCGTGATCGCCAAGAAGCTGGGGATGACCCGCGTGTTCGCCGATGACGGCGCACACGTTCCGGTCACTGTACTCCAGCTCGACGGCTGCCAAGTCGTCGGCCAACGTACCAAGGAGCGCGACGGTTACGTCGCCCTTCAGCTGGGCGCTGGCGTTAAGAAGGCCAAGAACACGGCCAAGGCTCAACGCGAAGTTTTCGCGAAGGCCGAGGTTGAGCCGAAGGCCTATGTGACCGAGTTCCGCGTGGGCGAAGACGCCCTGCTGGACGTGGGCGCCGAACTGTCGGCCGACCACTTCCTCGCGGGTCAGAAGGTCGACATCCAGGGCCATACCATTGGTAAGGGCTTTGCCGGCGCCATGAAGCGCTGGAACTTCGGCGGTCTGCGTGCTTCGCACGGCGTGTCGATTTCGCACCGCTCGCACGGTTCGACCGGCCAGCGTCAGGATCCGGGTCGCGTCTTCAAGGGTAAGAAGATGGCCGGTCACCTGGGCCAGGAAGTCGTCACCACCCAGAACTTGACCGTCGTCCGCGTGGACGCCGAGCGTGGCCTGATCATGATCAAGGGCGCTGTCCCCGGTCACGACGGCGCCTACGTCAAGGTCAGCGACGCCATCAAGAAGGCCCGCCCTGCGGACGCTCCGTTCCCGGGCGCCGTGAAGTCGGCTGCTGCTCAACCCGCTTCGACGCCGGCTGAACAAGCTCCGGCCGTGGAAGCGACCGAAGGCGGTGAAGCGTAA
- a CDS encoding 50S ribosomal protein L23, with amino-acid sequence MAAAQPTAKHYDTILAPVITEKATILSEQNKVVFRVAGTATKDEIAAAVESLFKVNVLKVNTLVQKGKTKRFRGILGRRVDIKKAIVTLADGQSIDVTTGL; translated from the coding sequence ATGGCCGCCGCTCAACCCACCGCCAAGCACTACGACACCATCCTGGCTCCGGTGATCACCGAGAAGGCCACGATCCTGTCGGAGCAGAACAAGGTCGTGTTCCGCGTCGCCGGCACGGCGACCAAGGACGAGATCGCCGCTGCGGTCGAAAGCCTGTTCAAAGTCAACGTCCTCAAGGTCAACACCCTGGTTCAAAAGGGCAAGACCAAGCGCTTCCGGGGCATCCTCGGTCGCCGCGTGGACATCAAGAAAGCGATCGTGACGCTGGCCGATGGTCAGTCGATCGACGTCACGACGGGGCTCTAA
- a CDS encoding GIN domain-containing protein: MKPAAIAAALGSALAASAVLAAPALAAEVTIRNAVARVIVIPEDRADVGVEITQGSADLPELRIERRGDQVRIDGGLGRARGMGGGLIGSCNNSRADARQPGDGATVEVRGKGRIRMEDAPMIVLRTPRDVDLNGGGAVFGSVGRGARSVDLGSGGCGSWTVANVDGDVDLSVGGSGSIRAGTSRNLEASVGGSGSVFAGATGRLEANVGGSGSIEVARVDGETEIAIGGSGGVRVRAGRAPSLKVSIGGSGDVRFEGTAGDVSAAIAGSGDVRVAEATGRVSRSIVGSGDLRIGR, from the coding sequence ATGAAACCCGCCGCTATCGCCGCCGCCTTGGGATCCGCCCTGGCCGCATCCGCCGTTCTGGCGGCTCCGGCGCTCGCCGCTGAAGTGACCATCCGCAATGCGGTGGCGCGTGTGATCGTCATTCCGGAAGACCGCGCGGATGTCGGGGTGGAGATCACCCAGGGCTCAGCCGATCTGCCGGAACTGCGCATCGAACGTCGCGGCGATCAGGTGCGGATCGACGGCGGCCTGGGCCGCGCGCGCGGCATGGGCGGCGGGCTTATCGGATCCTGCAACAATAGCCGGGCCGACGCTCGCCAGCCTGGCGACGGCGCCACGGTCGAGGTGCGGGGCAAGGGGCGGATCCGGATGGAGGATGCCCCGATGATCGTCCTGCGCACGCCGCGCGACGTGGACCTCAACGGGGGAGGGGCTGTGTTCGGCTCCGTCGGGCGCGGCGCACGCTCGGTTGACCTTGGGTCTGGCGGCTGCGGATCGTGGACGGTGGCCAATGTCGACGGCGACGTGGACCTGTCGGTCGGCGGCTCGGGCAGCATCCGTGCCGGGACCTCCCGCAATCTGGAAGCGTCGGTCGGCGGCTCCGGCTCGGTCTTTGCCGGGGCGACAGGCAGGCTGGAGGCCAATGTCGGCGGCTCAGGCAGTATTGAAGTGGCGCGGGTGGATGGCGAAACCGAAATCGCCATCGGCGGTTCGGGCGGCGTGCGGGTGCGTGCTGGGCGCGCTCCGTCGCTCAAGGTGTCGATCGGCGGTTCGGGCGATGTCCGCTTCGAGGGAACGGCCGGCGATGTGTCAGCGGCCATCGCCGGGTCGGGCGATGTCCGGGTGGCCGAGGCGACCGGCCGGGTGTCGCGCTCGATCGTCGGATCAGGAGACCTGCGGATCGGCCGCTGA